From a region of the Odoribacter splanchnicus DSM 20712 genome:
- a CDS encoding YgiQ family radical SAM protein, with product MNTTQTLQWLPTSVREVKERGWDVPDVILFSGDAYVDHPSFGGAVVGRLLESLGLKVALVPQPNWQDDLRDFRKLGTPRLFFGVSAGSMDSMVNHYTAARRRRSDDAYTPDGRAGARPDMPSIVYTRILKKLYPDTPVIIGGIEASLRRLSHYDYWKDTLQPSILIDSGADMLIYGMGEKPLTDICRLMQKGIPFRNLTNIPQTAVLRAGDETVATNKKWRTIILHSHESCLSNKKHHAENFRYIEEESNSIEAARLIQPVDNRQVIVNPPYPPPTTRELDAVYALPFTRLPHPRYKGKEIPAYNMIRHSVTLHRGCFGGCAFCTISAHQGKFIVSRSPESIRQELEQITAMPDFKGTVTDLGGPSANMYHMKGKNEEICRLCKRASCAYPTVCKNLNTDHGPLLRIYEEARQVPGIKHCFIGSGIRYDLCLSDTGNKEVDKTNRRYLETVIRHHVSGRFKVAPEHCSPTVLGLMRKPAFGLFQQLKSIFDEINRKHRLNEQIIPYFISSHPGCRPEDMAELAVATKALDFKLEQVQDFTPTPMTVATTIYYSGYHPYSLQKIDTAKSEKEKKQQNMFFFWYKREFREQIMTLLRRIHRADLIPKLYGKEREK from the coding sequence ATGAATACGACGCAAACATTACAATGGCTTCCAACTTCTGTCAGAGAAGTAAAGGAACGAGGCTGGGATGTTCCGGATGTCATCCTGTTCTCAGGAGATGCCTATGTCGACCATCCTTCTTTCGGAGGAGCTGTCGTAGGAAGATTACTGGAATCTCTGGGACTGAAAGTCGCTTTGGTGCCTCAACCCAACTGGCAGGATGATTTAAGGGATTTCCGAAAACTAGGTACTCCCCGTCTGTTCTTCGGTGTCAGTGCCGGAAGTATGGATTCGATGGTCAACCATTATACTGCTGCCAGACGCCGGAGGTCGGACGATGCCTATACCCCGGATGGACGGGCAGGTGCACGTCCCGATATGCCTTCGATCGTTTATACCCGTATCCTGAAAAAACTATATCCCGATACCCCGGTGATTATCGGAGGAATCGAAGCTTCTTTACGCCGTCTCAGCCATTACGATTACTGGAAGGATACCTTACAACCCTCTATCCTGATCGATAGTGGAGCCGATATGCTGATCTACGGTATGGGAGAAAAACCGTTGACCGATATTTGCCGGTTGATGCAAAAAGGAATTCCCTTCCGCAATCTGACCAACATACCACAGACCGCCGTCCTGAGAGCCGGTGATGAAACTGTCGCGACCAATAAAAAGTGGCGAACGATCATTCTACACTCCCACGAATCTTGTCTGAGTAATAAAAAACACCATGCCGAAAATTTCCGGTATATCGAAGAAGAATCGAACAGTATCGAAGCGGCCCGTCTGATTCAGCCCGTAGATAACCGGCAAGTGATTGTCAATCCTCCTTATCCTCCGCCGACTACCCGGGAACTCGATGCCGTCTATGCTTTACCGTTCACCCGTCTGCCTCACCCCCGTTACAAAGGGAAAGAAATTCCGGCCTATAATATGATCCGGCATTCCGTGACTTTGCACCGGGGATGCTTCGGGGGATGTGCTTTTTGCACCATCTCTGCCCATCAAGGAAAATTCATTGTTTCGCGCTCTCCTGAATCGATACGGCAAGAGTTGGAACAAATCACCGCCATGCCCGACTTTAAAGGTACCGTTACCGACCTGGGAGGCCCCTCGGCCAATATGTATCACATGAAAGGTAAAAATGAGGAAATTTGCCGGTTGTGTAAACGGGCTTCCTGCGCCTATCCGACCGTATGTAAAAACCTGAATACAGACCACGGACCCTTATTACGAATTTACGAAGAGGCCCGTCAGGTTCCCGGCATCAAACATTGCTTTATCGGTTCCGGGATCCGGTATGATTTGTGTTTAAGTGATACAGGAAATAAAGAAGTTGATAAAACGAATAGACGATATCTTGAGACTGTCATTCGTCACCACGTATCCGGACGTTTCAAAGTTGCTCCCGAACATTGTTCTCCTACAGTGTTAGGTTTGATGCGCAAACCTGCTTTCGGTTTGTTCCAGCAACTGAAATCGATTTTCGATGAGATTAACCGAAAACACCGTTTGAACGAACAAATCATTCCTTATTTTATCTCCTCTCATCCGGGTTGCCGCCCCGAAGATATGGCGGAATTAGCTGTAGCCACAAAAGCTCTGGATTTTAAACTCGAACAGGTGCAAGACTTTACCCCCACGCCGATGACTGTGGCGACCACCATTTACTATTCCGGTTATCACCCCTATTCGCTGCAAAAAATCGACACAGCAAAATCAGAAAAAGAAAAAAAACAACAAAACATGTTTTTCTTTTGGTATAAAAGAGAATTCCGGGAACAGATCATGACCCTGCTCCGTAGAATCCATCGGGCGGATCTAATCCCGAAATTATATGGAAAAGAGAGAGAAAAATAG
- a CDS encoding tetratricopeptide repeat protein gives MRYQLLLIVVIFLTACNSKVKQANKRGLEYMKQNLYEQAITEFDNALSINNTWFPVYYNRAISYANTRRYKEALADFNYVIANYPDHADAYFNRGILYENLGIYANAIQDYSQTISLRPDFIQAYHYRGIARFRMNDLEGALKDYNEALRLGKNVDLEVAKAKEFGLNSSALYFNRGVVLQKQGQLEAAVRDYTEAIDIDPSSARSYYNRAIAKMALYQSEEALKDLEIASRLGFEAADKVIADYFKN, from the coding sequence ATGAGATATCAATTATTGCTTATAGTAGTAATTTTCCTGACAGCCTGTAACAGTAAAGTGAAACAGGCTAATAAGCGTGGACTGGAATATATGAAACAAAACCTGTATGAGCAAGCGATTACCGAGTTCGACAACGCTCTGAGTATAAACAATACCTGGTTTCCGGTTTATTACAACCGGGCTATTTCGTATGCCAATACCCGCCGTTACAAAGAAGCTTTAGCAGATTTCAACTATGTCATAGCCAATTATCCGGATCATGCAGATGCTTATTTTAACCGGGGTATTCTTTATGAAAATCTGGGTATTTATGCCAATGCCATTCAGGACTATTCCCAGACGATCAGCCTGCGTCCCGATTTTATCCAGGCTTACCATTACCGGGGAATAGCCCGGTTCAGGATGAACGATCTCGAAGGGGCTTTAAAAGATTATAACGAAGCCCTGCGCCTCGGAAAAAATGTCGATTTAGAAGTTGCGAAGGCAAAAGAATTCGGTTTGAATTCCAGTGCTCTGTATTTCAATCGGGGAGTAGTATTGCAGAAACAAGGCCAACTAGAAGCAGCGGTCAGGGATTACACCGAAGCGATCGATATCGATCCTTCGAGTGCCCGTTCCTATTATAACCGGGCCATTGCTAAAATGGCACTCTACCAATCCGAGGAAGCTTTAAAAGACCTGGAGATCGCTTCCCGGTTGGGCTTTGAAGCAGCCGACAAGGTGATCGCCGATTATTTCAAGAACTAA